The following DNA comes from Triticum aestivum cultivar Chinese Spring chromosome 3D, IWGSC CS RefSeq v2.1, whole genome shotgun sequence.
ctccgacaatcggagtgacaaatcctaatctcgaaatacgccaacccaacaagtatctttggagacacctgtagagcacctttataatcacccagttgcgttgtgacgtttggtagcacacaaagtgttcctccggtaaacgagagttgcataatctcatagtcataggaacatttataagtcatgaagaaagcaatagcaacatactaaacgatcaagtgctaagctaacggaatgggtcaagtcaatcacatcattctcctaatgatgtgatcccgttaatcaaatgacaactcatgtctatggttaggaaacataaccatctttaattaacgagctagtcaagtagaggcatactagtgacactctgtttgtctatgtattcacacatgtattatgtttccagttaatacaattctagcatgaataataagcatttatcatgatataaggaaataaataataactttatgattgcctctagggcatatccttcagtctcccacttgcactagagtcaataatctagttcacatcaccatgtgatttaataccaatagttcacatcaccatgtgattaacacccatagttcacatcgtcatgtgaccaatacccaaagggtatactagagtcaataatctagttcacattgctatgtgattaacacccaaagagtactaaggtgtgatcatgttttgcttgtgagagaagtttagtcaacgggtctgccacattcagatccgtatgtattttgcaaatttctatgtcaacaatgctctgcacggagctactctagctaattgctcccactttcaatatgtatccagattgagacttagagtcatctggatcactgtcaaaatttgcatcgacgtaaccctttacggtgaaccttttcgtcacctccataatcgagaaacatatccttattccactaagaataattttgactgctgtccagttatcgattgcctagggacaaataactttcttgttgacacaaacccttttccTAAACAcataacttttattatcttgcaaagtatttcaagttttattcttgcaaagtagttctagcatcactcctgcaaaatagtttcatacttgtttccgataaagcaaacgtcaagtgtgcatagagttgtatcggtggtcgatagaacttgaggaatatttgttctgcctttagctcctcattgggttcgacactcctatttatcgaagaaggctacaaacgatcccctatacttctgggttatcaaagGATCATGGCGCCCTCATGTTTGGTTTTGTTAATTGATGACAatccctatggactaatggtttcttTGGGTTATACTTGAAAGGTTATCCATAGGCAATGCTTGAAGACCGTATGTTGGTTTCACGGTTGGATGATGAAGATTATTTGTTGACCAAGGTGTTGTTCACGgagttatccaaagattggtcatgtgagagttgagcctagtgcaagcatgtcttgaataagaagattgtgtgaacattcatgCTACCTTCAAGACATAACTTATCTGAAGAGATAAGATAAGATACAAGGTTGACCAAGACTAAGTACAAATAgtggattcaagttgatcaacacacaaagcgttgAAGATATAtcgagtgggatcaagtgatcacacaacatggtaagcattgtccattgcacattgtgtactaacccatgatctattTGTGGGGTGGTTCTATGTGGGCTTAGGTATTTTTCCATGGGCTTGCACTAAGAGAAATATCTAATATAatccatggaggatgacatcaagtgatgatcgtcattagggttgtgttgtgcaagttcaagAGGAGTATCACGAAGAGATCACATGCTTGAAGCTTTCGTCTATTCTGATGATAATGGACTTATGAAGATGTGCTgaagagaggctcacccatagtggagtatggggaagcaatctactagtcttcatcaagctagcacaatcaacatcatcatctagctcaagtggactatgtgcaaggcaaatgtttgaccttgataggttttctattttaccggtctcatggtgttaGTTGGCAGATCGGGCTATAGGTTTGATtctgtactatcaaggggggctctcgagtgaGTAGGTTGATCATACCCTtggcatcatatttcttggttctcgTTTGGCTTTTCTCTatgtgagttttggagcttgtggtcatcttcatgacaagctcaagttcatcaaaaaaAGATTTCGTATGCGTCATCTATTGTGTTTTCGATGTTGGTGTTTTTGTCGGTTCTTCAATCATGGAGGTTTCACACCTCTATATCATCTGTTGTATTTTTGATTTGTCAACTCTTGTCGTTAGCTTTTTACCAAGGTTGAGTTTGTCGAAATAAAAGTTCAtctgcagaagttgtggcagttttggtctTACTTGCATTCATCTGTTGTGCATTGGCCTATTTGGCAgaggccaagcggtagtaccgctggtaccCAGGGTAGTACCGCTTAGGCGATACTTCTGCTGGTCAGTACCACAGCTAGTTCCGCTTGGGCTTGAGGCTTCTGTTGCTCCCTCAGCAATTCACAATAGTACCGCTAGCGATACTTCCGCTAGTTAGTATAGTGGTTACTTCTGCTTGTGTAGAAGCCTTCTATATGACAGCCAATTCGTGGTAGTACAGCTGGTGCTAAAAGGGAGTACCGCTTCGTGCGGTAGTTTTGCTCTGGCGCCGTGCGAACTACTATTGGTTTCTCTGTTGCCCTTCGACAATTTGCAGCACTACCACTTGttgtaggcggtagtaccgctccagcggaaCTATCATACTAGTACTAGTTTAGTGCTCGTTGGGTCACGTTGAAACTACCATGCTAAGTGGTAGTACTGctcgcccgagcggtagtaccgcttaaggCACAACCAGTGCATAATGGTTGGTTttttgcccccactataaaagggggtcttcttccccattgctATAAACGACATTTGAGCAAGCTTTATCCTCCATTGTTGACCTCCAAAAGCTTTGCTTTCTCTCTATTCCTCCCATGATTCTTGCTTCTTTTTGAGGCAAAAGAGAGAGGAGGTctagatctacatttccaccaatcCATCTCTCCTCTAAGTGAGGAGAACCCTTTGGATCCAGATCTTAGAGTTCTTTAcattttcttctttgttcttcCTCTTAAATTCCTCCATAGCAGTAGTCGTGGTgcgatttgggagagaaggacttgagcACTCCATGTGTTCTTGCCATTacatttggtgcataggtttgagtttTTCACGGTGTTACGTGGAAGTGAAAAGTTGAggagcttattactcttgggtgtttgggcaccctagagcttgtgcctcttgggtgcttgggcaccctagacggctGGTTGTGTcatggagctcaatcattgtggtgtaaagctccgagcaagcttcggggtctccaattaagttGGATCTGCCATCTCCACAGATTGTTAGTTTGATGAAAACAATCCAGTTTTTGCCAAAAGAAAGCCAAACTCTCATCTAGATGCATCTCGGTTCACATTTCTATATGATAATATGCTTGAACGATTCTCGTATCTGCTGATACAAGAGATTCTTTCAAAAGATAACCCTTTTCGAAAGATAACCCTTACCCTTAATCCCTGGGTGGGCGAAAGGTGGAGACAATACTGTCGTTGAAGCGCAAGAGTGAGCAACAGTTTGGTCAGCCCTTGCTTTCTCAACTTGAGCAGGAAACTTCCAACCAAATAGGAAGGAGGGGCACTCTCAAATAGGAATGCACGAGTAATtcgtacgggttcggtgaccgtgcGCAAGGGTTGttatttgtatgggttcggtggccaccctcaagggtcccttagtggaatcgcggcatcttgcattgtgctaGAGCGTGAGAAGAATACGACGGTCTAGTGGCATTTTGTGGAGCATTGTGACTCCACACCACTCTACGAAGATTAGCattcgcaagggtgtgaacttcgggatacatagTCGTCTCCGCCtacctcggttatctcttacccgagccctttattTATGCACTTACTCTGTGATAGCCATAGTGATTCATGTTATATAtgttgctatcacatagttgtttatcttgcttagcataagttgttggtgcacatagttgAGCCTAGTATATTTGCGTTTTGTGCTTGATAAACTACatgctagttttattccgcatttgttcaagcctaaaccataattgttattaaagcgcctattcacccccctctaggtgacatccacgTTCTTTCACTAGGTCTAAACTGAATTGGTTATACTTGTTAATGATAATGTTTTTTTCCGTCGTTACTTGTTAATGATTACTGGGATATGCTTAGACTAATTCTTCAAGGTGAAAACCTTGATCCTGGCTTTAGTGGTTGGATCCGATGACGGCAGCGCTTCAGCGTCGCTTCCTTTTTGAAGGCGTTGTTGTTGCAGAACCTCGTTTTCCGTGTGGTGTCATGAGACGGTTGATGCAAATATGGTCATTGTTGCAGCGATCAGGGATCTTATATGTCTTTGCTAGATTTATTCGTGAATACGCCAAGCTTGGTTATCTTTTCACTGATAAGAAACAGAATGAGTACATAAAAGAGTACAACACATGGCACGAATAAAAACCAGCTTGGGCATGACCCCTAGAGCACAGAGACAAGGgatactcacctccccggcaacggcgccagaaaagagcttgatgtctactacacacctttattcttgtagacacgtgttgggcctccaagcgcagagttttgtaggacagtagcaattttccctcaagtggatgacctaaggtttatcaagccatgagaggtgtaggatgaagatggtctctctcaaacaaccctgcaaccaaatacaaaaaatctcttgtgtccccaacacacccaatacaatggaaaattgtataggtgcactagttcggcgaagagatagtgataaaagtgtaatatggatggtagaaatatatttttataatctgaataaataaaaacagcaaggtaacaaatagtaaacgggcacaaaaacggtattgcaatgcttaaaaatgaggcctatggtccgtactttaactagtgcaacccctcaacaatactaacatagttggatcatatgattatccctcaaagtgcaataaagaatcactcccgagttcctattagcggagaacaaaagatagaatttttttgtagggtacgaaaccacctcaaagctattttttccattcgatctattcaagagttcgtactaaaataaaacaaagctattctttccgttcgatctattctagagttcgtactaaaataacaccaaagcaaattcatattcgtaatactcaatccacacaaagaactacaaggagaccccaaggtttctatcggagaaaagataataaaaacgtgcatcaacccctatgcatagattaccccaatatcaccgcggtaatccgcaagttgattgccataacgtatatcaagtgaatcaatatgatgccccattgtcacctcaagtattcataccgcaagatatACATCATGTATTCTCAAATCTGAATaatcaatccgacatgacaaaacttcaaagggtaaagatacaattcatcacaacaagagtatagaggggagaaacatcatatgatccatctatgttcacaaagcccatgatatagatcacgagagagagagattaaacacatagatactggtacaaaccctcagccccgagggtggactactccctcctcatcgtggtggccgccgggatgatgaagatggccgccggtgatgattccccctccggcagggtgccggaacgggctcccgattggttttaggtggctacagagccttgcggcagtggaacttctgatctaggttaacccctggggcttttggtatttataggatttttcagagttggaatcacgcgaagatgggcctcgaggtgagcacaacccaccggggcacggacggcccaccaggcgcgccatggtgggttgtgccctcctcgtggctcttctggccctcccacaaagcttcgggggtctcctttgttccaaaaaaaatcgtcaaaaagtttcgaccaattccaagaacttttatttctgcacaaaaaacaccaccacggtagttctgctgaaaacagcgtcagtccgggttagttccatgcaaatcataccaaaaccatataaaactgttgataacatggcatgaatacttcataaattacagatacgttggagacgtatcagccgccgaAGATGAAGCCTGACCAACACACGCTGTCATCGAACTGCCGCCAACTCCACCACCGCTTGAGCAGCCCCCGAATGACGCCTTCGGGAAGGATCACGCCACCATGGTGTCGTCGTCGCTTGGAACAGGGGGTCTGAGTACATGAGCTCCAGGGAGGGGGGGATCCTTGCCGAAGCCTCCAACAAGGGGAACAACACCCAAAGGCGCCGCCTTCGGTGTGGCCGCCGGGCTGGCCAAGGGATTCCCCTGGATCCACTCCCAGCCACCAGGTCCGCAGAGCCAACACCAGAGAGCGGCGGTCGAAGCCACAAGGGACCGGATTCGAAGCAAATTGGGGTCGAGGATGAACTTCTCCAAGGCAAGCCAGCAACCAGCGGGGGGCTGCCGCAGTAGCCGACATCCACCACCTCCATGCCGCCCATACAGTCGGGGAAGTGGCCCACCTGCACCCGCCGGCGCCACGCGCCGCCACCCAGGGCCACCGCCCTAGAAGCCAAGGCTCTCCACCCGAGGTGAAGCCGTCCAggatccccgccgccaccttcaccggtGCCACGCGGCCGCACCGGCGAGCACCTCTGGTAGTGGCTGAGAGGAGAGAAGCGAAGGAGGGATGAGGCGGAGAGGCTAGGGTTCGCCTCAGAGGAGGAGGTGGCGCggaggggggggagggggctggctTTTTTGGGGCCTAAGAGCTCTTGCCACGAAGACGGAAGAACGGGACGCGAGCACCGCAGAGACCCGTTACGTGCTCATCAAGTTTGTATCCTCTCTATCCTTTATTCTAACTCAATAAAATCCATCCTTTATATATATAAAACTCAAAAGAGTCAATTACACCGGTGGTGCCAGAACTTGGTGTAAACGGTCACTTTGGTGCTAGAACTTGCGGCATACATTaaagtggtgcaaaaacttggcttCAACTTGCAAATACGGTGCAACTCTCGTTTGTATACGGCTGTGACGCTGATGAGGCATGACAGCGTGGCATAGGGCCCACCGTAAGTGATTGCATGGTGAAAACTGGAAGTGTGGCGTGCTATTTTTGCAAAATACCTGGGTTTTTTTCTCACGAAAAGGCCCTGTCAGGTGTGTGGCATCCAGTCGGTCCCACTTGTTAGTGAAACATCACAAATTTATTCGAATGAAAAATATGCCGCCAATGGATTCGTATCGACGAACTCGGTCTAAACTGGGTGCATAGCCCATAGCTCACAACATGACATAGAAGCATACACACATTTTATATCTTGGAATTAAGTAACATAACTCAAGAATTTTTAATCCTAAAAAGGGTTATGCCCATAGGGTTTCGAGCCAGCTACCAAAGTAAAACAATTAGGAGGGCGTGCCACTGCAACAATGTACTCTCATGTGTAAATATAATTGTTACAGTTTATGTCTATAACAGTACCTGCTCCTGGGCTACAATTTATGTTATTTTTTCAGTTTTCAAAACTTGTAAAGAAATGTAAATTGTAATTGTAAATAATATACATATAAATAAAATATATTAGACTAAAACAATGCTCATCTATTAATTTTTAAAAATCCATCAAATTGAATTATGAATTAATTGTATAATTACAAAGTTTTTGCATATTAAATAAAATATCAAAGTAATTTTACAAAATATGTGTACCTAAAAAATTATTATATCAGTCAAAAAATTTACAATTTTTTTAACAAaatattcatgttgtatataaaATTGTGCAAGCTTTAATGCTTTTATGTTTTTTAAAAGTGTTCATGCATTTTAATAAACTTTGTGTGTCTTCTAAAAACAGGTTATGTATTTTTAAATCAATATAAATATGTGCGTAAAAAATTAGCCTAGTATGCCTCGGACTGCATGTTCTCATATGAATACGTATTGACAATTATATGTACAATTACAGTTTACAGTTTTTCGGGctaaaaataagagaaaaaaaaaCTAACATGTTTAAAATGAACCGCACTAACTGCAGTCTGTTCAGGCCAGCGGACGTACTGTCTATTTTTTGCGAGTGAGCGGGGGTACTGTTGTAGACATAAAGGTTAACAATCCTATATTAAGGCATAAAATGGCATTTGTTGTATATTTGCTAGGTCCTCCTCGTGGTAATTGTCAGGTCGCTGGTACGAAATCCCATGGCGGTATCTTTTTTATTTGAATGAAAATTCTTATTTTACGTTATTTGGCGAAGATACAAAGACTGATTATGCTTATAGAACATCAGTTGTTAACTGGTGTGTTTCCTAGCCACGCTCTCGGTTGACAATAGGTCACCGGTTCGAATCCTTGCCtggcttttatttttctttctaataCTAATAAAATTTGTGATGtttggctgacaggtgggaccaccTGATGCCACACATATAATTTCTAGGTACACTTGACAGGGGCCTTTACctgagaaaaaatgaaaaaaaaaattgaggTTTTTTTTGCCAAAAGAAAGCACACGCCCAATCTGCACCATATGGTCATTGACAGCGGGCCTACGCCATGCTGTTATGCCTCGTCAGCTTTGCCGGCGTATACAAACGAGATTTGCACCGTATTTGCATGTTCAAGCCAAGTTTTGGCACCATTTTAATGTATACCGCAACTTCTAGCACTAAAGTGACCGTTTACGCCAAGTTCTAGCACCACCGGTATAATTGACTCTATATAAAAGAACTGCCAAGATTATTCAAGAGGCAGGTTGCCGAAGAGGATAAAGCAAGAGCATGGGACGACTGGAAGGACGAAAACCCACGCGGCGCAGGCAACAAGACGATCACTAGTACCGAAGACACCACGTGATAACGATGTTCATGTATACTGATCATGACTGACGTTCATAGTACAATTTTTTATAGAAATACTGTGCAAGTTGTGCTTATTAATATAGCATCTGTTGTACTGAACCCACTAGTTCTGATCTGCGGTTGCCGGTGTTAACGCCAACCCCGATCCTCTGAACTTGCTCTCGGTGATCTCATCGATCCTTCTCGCCATCTCCGGCGTCAGGTGGTTCTGCCAGTCGCCAACGACACCGCGCCGGAAGAATATGTTGTTCGCCACTGACGTCTCGGTCATGGCGGTCTTCCCGGACCGGTTCACCTCTAGTCCCGCCAGGCTCTCCATGGCGCATGCCTCCACGATCTCCCTGTCTACCCTGGCTTCCCGCTCCTCTGCCGTGAACGGGCACCCGACAAACGCAGCGAGGCGCCTCAGCTGACCGACCgtgtcggcggcgagctcctcgtaGGTCAGGAAGAGAACCTGCTCCGGCCTCTCCACGTGCCAGCGCCAGTAGCCCAGCACGTGCTCCCAGAATGGCCCGAACAGCGAAACGCCGTCGCAGAACTGCAGGAGCGCCTCGCCGAGGTCCCACGGCGACGCCGCGAACCTGTTCCAGAAGTGCCAGAGCGACACGAAGCAGTCCTTGGGGTCCCGGCACAGGTACACCACCTTGCAGCCGGAGGTTGCCACGGACTCCGGCAGCGACCGGGACGGGATGTGCGTCATCAGGAGCCGCGGCGCGGGGAGGGAGCTCAGGTCAGGGATCCGGCCGTTGGCGAAGACCTGGAACTCAAGGAAAGGGATGAGCTGGTGGGGGCTGTGGGCTGCGAGCGGCGCGAGTGCTGGGCCGTCCGCGGTGCGGCGGAGGGTCGCAAACAGGAGCGCCTTGAGCCAGGTGGTGCCGGACTTGGGGAAGGTGGCGAGGAAGACGTCGGTGTCGCGCGCCTTGAGGTGCCGCTTGATGACCATGGCGTTCACGACGGCCGGCGTGAACGCGTACCAGCCGTCCGGGTGGCGGGTGTATGGGCGGCCGATGCCGCTGGGCGCCGTCGGGTAGGTGGACACGGCCTCTAGGAGCTGGTCATAGATTTCTTTGTGGGACGCTGCCTCGTCGTCGGCTTTGggtgcagaggaggaggaggattgtGGAGAGGACGCCATGAAATTTGTGTGATTCGTGAAGGCACGTTTGTACAGCGCTCCACTTTCTGCAACGAGAATGCCCAGATATTTCCTGCTTATAAAGATCTTGTGTTCTTGTCGTTCCTTCACTTGTTTTCTAATATCCCCTCTCTCATCAATTATAATTGGCGGGACTCCTTCTACCGTTTTGTCTGTCTCGCATCATCCAACCACCACCTCCTACCGTTTCCCCACCATTATTCCCGTTTGTGCCAACTATAAGAAACTATTTAAGATAGTCTAGATTTTTCTTTTGAGTATATATAAAGGATAATGTTTGTAGCCAGGGGACTGGCTGAAACTTCGGCCGGTCGAGCACGAGCTGTCGATTTAAGTGGGATTGAACAATGGATCTCGGCCCGCACTTTTCCCTTGTCCTTACCTTCAACGCCCTCTCAACAATTCTCCATCACATGTCTCTTCTTCTTTCTCCCGCACAGTGCATCGCGCTCCATCATCTCCGGCGCACGAGCTCTCGCATCTCCCCTACCAAGACGCGGCTCCCTTGCCAAGATGTGGCCGGCGTGCGCAGCTGGCGTCGCCATCGATTTTCGCACACGTTTTTTTAGACAAGGTTTTTGCTGGAACTGATGTCTCTGGGTGCTCCAACGACGAGATGTTGGAACCACCCTGACGTCGTGCTGGAGCCGTGTCTACATTTGCTGGAACAGGCCAGCGGCCGAGTTGGAACCGTTGTTGGGAAATACTACAACCGGCCGAGTTGGAACCGTTGTTGGAAAATACTACAACCGGCAACGGCGATTTGCTACGGCTGGTGTTCGAGCAAAGCTACAACGGGCATCAACAGAAGTTGGAACCGGCCACCGGCAGAGCTGCAACCAGCATCTATAAAAGCTGCGACGCCGACGACCAGGGTGAGGCCAATGCTACAACCGGCAATGGCATTTGCTACTGCTGTCGTTGTCAATTGCTGCAACCAATTTTTAAGATCCGAGGTGTGACAATGGTGTTTGCGACCGGCATGGCAGTGCTTGGCGGTGACCGGGGGAGCGAGCTAGTAATGCGGGCGACAATGGAGTTTGCTACTACCGTCGTCAGTAAATGTCGCAACCAGTTTTACGATCCGAGGGCGACAATGGCGTCTTGCGACCTATGGAGTGCTCGGTGGCGACCGGGGGAGCGACCTACTGCTACAACTAGCAATGGCGTTTGCTACGACCGGCGCTGGAAAATGCTACAACCAGTCAACAGGGCTACGATCTCAATCGACGAGGGGAGCTGCCACCAGCACGACAGTGCTCGATGACGGAGGTCGATGATCCTTCACATGGCGTGCCATGGCAGCCATGTCAGCATCACTGGCGCGTCCTTAGGGAAGGGGAATAAGGCAATGCATGGGCAAGaggaagaagggaggaaggaggcGATTTTCTTGGAGGAAACCGACGATGCAGGGCGCTCGTATCAGATGGCCGCGTGGTGACCGACCCAATTTTCGGCTGGTCGATCGACGCCTATCACCCGCCATATATAAATGTCGCCATGTTTTTGGTGCTTACGTGACATAGCAAGGCCACCTTGCTAGTAAGAGAAACTTCTCTTCTTTTTTGTTACTAGTAAacatacccgtgcgttgcaacgggagaaaaaacttCACATGCCCTAACCCACACACCCTTACCCAATAAGCATGACCCAAGAACTCCCTCCCTCTGACAGGGTCCTCTACTTTGACACGACACCATATACATGTCATCGCTCATCCCCCTTCCTACCCTCGCCTATACTGGCCCCATTATGAATGCATATGCTTCGCTTTGGAGGAAACACCGGTAATAGAAAATGGAAATGATAAATTTCTagcattcggattttaagcatggcaacccAAACATTTTGTATGGCAACTTTAGTTGACGTGCGGTTGGCAACCATGGCAATTTTCTGACAAAAACGAACGGGGACATttaacaactaaagttgccacctcatgtcaactaaagttgccatcaaaaaatgacatgcttaaaatccgaacgttcagGATTTATCGGGGTACAAAAATAGAAATAGTGCATGATCATTTTCGTGCATTGAGAAAGTTGGATTTCTCAACAAAATAACAATAAATTTAAGAGGGAAAGTGATATAGGCAATCACCACCTACATGAGACATCACAAAAGACATATGCTTAATTACACCAGGAGCTTAATGTTTCAGGAGAGGAAAACATGAGAGTAAATCcattgatgcatgcatggatcaatgaGAGatggtcgatcaattgttcaatcAGATGGATTACAAGTGAGAAGAAGTTGACCCAGATGGCGCACCACACATAGCTCGACCTTCGGATGTGGATGTCTAATGGTCGTTCTCTTTCATCCTCTTTACCGCCTTTCCACtgacaaaaaaaatcagtaaagggAAGCCATAAGCTGGGTCAAAGTGTTGTCCCTCGCTAGCGAGGTTCCACGAGACCCCTTCGCCTCGCCTCCCCTCGTACCCGTTTGCGCCGACTCCCCTCGGCCGACGGCAGCGCCCTCCCcaccaaccctagccgccggcccACCTTTGAGACCTCTACTAGCGCCACTGCTGCCGGCAAGGGCTGCGATGGCGGCGGGCCTGGCTCCAAAGGCTCCTGGGCGAGTGGTCCTCGCGGGATCTCATGTGAAGCGGAGGGGTGCTTCATGCGGGGATGACGGAGGCGGCAGTTAGGGCGGCACCCCTACTGTGCGGCGGCGTCCGAGGCTCCATTGTCGGCAGGGTGATCG
Coding sequences within:
- the LOC123075066 gene encoding cytosolic sulfotransferase 5, producing MASSPQSSSSSAPKADDEAASHKEIYDQLLEAVSTYPTAPSGIGRPYTRHPDGWYAFTPAVVNAMVIKRHLKARDTDVFLATFPKSGTTWLKALLFATLRRTADGPALAPLAAHSPHQLIPFLEFQVFANGRIPDLSSLPAPRLLMTHIPSRSLPESVATSGCKVVYLCRDPKDCFVSLWHFWNRFAASPWDLGEALLQFCDGVSLFGPFWEHVLGYWRWHVERPEQVLFLTYEELAADTVGQLRRLAAFVGCPFTAEEREARVDREIVEACAMESLAGLEVNRSGKTAMTETSVANNIFFRRGVVGDWQNHLTPEMARRIDEITESKFRGSGLALTPATADQN